In the Cydia fagiglandana chromosome 5, ilCydFagi1.1, whole genome shotgun sequence genome, one interval contains:
- the LOC134664467 gene encoding odorant receptor Or2-like isoform X2, translated as MTILNTVKYYINKEDFDWGRRDITLQLFHPQFELCYAINGIFFRNRESIIRKCFLDGQLLIWKLCWYWLIFIFWVASLYISNTMFYLLWQSIFATVDEHTVRPLMFPIWLPKDDPNRTPNYEVFLSFEILLIFIVICTFGLYVYILFHLLLHYYNLIDVILIALEELFDGLDVSAATLPREDPRRVAVQSELNARMGRIVRWHLSIFDSVDTISSVYGPMLVYQVMFSSVVICLMAYQVSEQLSAGKFDYLFGILTFGACVQLWIPCYIGTLLRTKALSLGDACFYCGWHSTPLALLVRHDLIIFILRAQQPVAIKFTGLPELQLETFSSIMSTAYSYFNMLRQYNSE; from the exons ATGACTATATTAAATACGGTGAAATACTACATAAATAAAGAAGATTTTGACTGGGGCCGAAGAGATATTACGCTTCAGCTATTTCACCCACAATTTGAATTGTGTTACGCTATAAACGGAATATTTTTTAGGAACCGAGAGTCGATAATaag AAAATGCTTTTTAGATGGACAGCTTCTCATCTGGAAGCTTTGCTGGTATTGGCTGATCTTCATCTTCTGGGTGGCTTCATTGTACATATCAAACACGATGTTCTATCTGCTGTGGCAGAGCATTTTCGCCACGGTAGACGAACACACGGTCCGCCCGCTCATGTTTCCTATCTGGCTTCCCAAAGACGATCCCAACAGAACTCCAAACTATGAAGTATTCTTGTCATTCGAGATACTATTGATATTCATAGTGATCTGTACATTCGGAC TGTACGTATACATACTGTTCCACCTCCTGCTGCACTACTACAACCTGATCGACGTGATCCTGATCGCGCTGGAGGAGCTGTTCGACGGGCTGGACGTGTCAGCGGCCACTCTGCCGCGCGAGGACCCGCGTCGCGTGGCCGTGCAGTCGGAACTTAACGCTAGGATGGGACGAATCGTGCGCTGGCATCTCTCCATATTCGA TTCAGTGGACACCATATCCTCAGTGTACGGGCCCATGCTGGTGTATCAAGTGATGTTTAGCTCAGTAGTCATATGCCTAATGGCGTATCAAGTTTCGGAG CAACTGTCAGCTGGAAAGTTTGACTACTTATTTGGAATATTGACCTTTGGAGCCTGTGTTCAGCTGTGGATCCCGTGCTACATCGGTACACTGCTGCGGACTAAA GCATTATCGCTGGGCGACGCTTGCTTCTACTGTGGCTGGCATAGTACACCATTAGCTTTGCTGGTACGCCACGACCTGATTATCTTCATCCTGCGCGCGCAGCAGCCTGTCGCCATCAAGTTCACTGGTCTGCCTGAACTGCAGCTCGAGACTTTCTCTTCG ATAATGAGCACTGCGTACTCTTATTTCAACATGCTACGACAGTACAATTCTGAGTGA
- the LOC134664467 gene encoding odorant receptor Or2-like isoform X1 produces the protein MTILNTVKYYINKEDFDWGRRDITLQLFHPQFELCYAINGIFFRNRESIIRFIWPVLSALITLIATAFEMMFIWRGITIKDYTFATECFCYFFILGSVSIVYSSVLLNRPKIFELLNNMNNDFVFICGLGREYRKCFLDGQLLIWKLCWYWLIFIFWVASLYISNTMFYLLWQSIFATVDEHTVRPLMFPIWLPKDDPNRTPNYEVFLSFEILLIFIVICTFGLYVYILFHLLLHYYNLIDVILIALEELFDGLDVSAATLPREDPRRVAVQSELNARMGRIVRWHLSIFDSVDTISSVYGPMLVYQVMFSSVVICLMAYQVSEQLSAGKFDYLFGILTFGACVQLWIPCYIGTLLRTKALSLGDACFYCGWHSTPLALLVRHDLIIFILRAQQPVAIKFTGLPELQLETFSSIMSTAYSYFNMLRQYNSE, from the exons ATGACTATATTAAATACGGTGAAATACTACATAAATAAAGAAGATTTTGACTGGGGCCGAAGAGATATTACGCTTCAGCTATTTCACCCACAATTTGAATTGTGTTACGCTATAAACGGAATATTTTTTAGGAACCGAGAGTCGATAATaag ATTCATATGGCCAGTCTTAAGCGCCCTAATCACCTTGATAGCCACGGCTTTCGAGATGATGTTCATATGGCGGGGCATCACCATCAAGGACTATACGTTCGCCACCGAATGCTTCTGCTACTTCTTTATCCTCGGTTCCGTCAGCATCGTCTACTCCAGCGTACTGCTTAACAGGCCCAAGATCTTTGAACTGCTGAATAACATGAATAATGATTTCGTTTTTATTTGCGGCTTGGGAAgggaatatag AAAATGCTTTTTAGATGGACAGCTTCTCATCTGGAAGCTTTGCTGGTATTGGCTGATCTTCATCTTCTGGGTGGCTTCATTGTACATATCAAACACGATGTTCTATCTGCTGTGGCAGAGCATTTTCGCCACGGTAGACGAACACACGGTCCGCCCGCTCATGTTTCCTATCTGGCTTCCCAAAGACGATCCCAACAGAACTCCAAACTATGAAGTATTCTTGTCATTCGAGATACTATTGATATTCATAGTGATCTGTACATTCGGAC TGTACGTATACATACTGTTCCACCTCCTGCTGCACTACTACAACCTGATCGACGTGATCCTGATCGCGCTGGAGGAGCTGTTCGACGGGCTGGACGTGTCAGCGGCCACTCTGCCGCGCGAGGACCCGCGTCGCGTGGCCGTGCAGTCGGAACTTAACGCTAGGATGGGACGAATCGTGCGCTGGCATCTCTCCATATTCGA TTCAGTGGACACCATATCCTCAGTGTACGGGCCCATGCTGGTGTATCAAGTGATGTTTAGCTCAGTAGTCATATGCCTAATGGCGTATCAAGTTTCGGAG CAACTGTCAGCTGGAAAGTTTGACTACTTATTTGGAATATTGACCTTTGGAGCCTGTGTTCAGCTGTGGATCCCGTGCTACATCGGTACACTGCTGCGGACTAAA GCATTATCGCTGGGCGACGCTTGCTTCTACTGTGGCTGGCATAGTACACCATTAGCTTTGCTGGTACGCCACGACCTGATTATCTTCATCCTGCGCGCGCAGCAGCCTGTCGCCATCAAGTTCACTGGTCTGCCTGAACTGCAGCTCGAGACTTTCTCTTCG ATAATGAGCACTGCGTACTCTTATTTCAACATGCTACGACAGTACAATTCTGAGTGA
- the LOC134664468 gene encoding odorant receptor 4-like — MKTLISTAKAFLYKKDFEWDKEITLQNFHPQLQIFFAINGVFFNNRESNIRFIFPVLSSLITLVAVAFQIFFIWHGISINDYGFATECFCYFFILGSVGIVYSSVLLNRLKVFKLLHNMNKDFLFICKLKAEYRDTFLTGQLLIWRLCWSWIGFIIFVSALYVSNTMLYLLYQSTLATQDEHMIRPLIFPMWLPEDDPYRTPNYEIFLSLEVVLIYVVVLTFGLYVYILFHLLLHYYNLMDVILIALEELFDGLDESVVALPREDPRRVAVQNELNIRMAQIVRWHLSVFDSVNDISSVYGPTLVYQVMFSSIVICLMAYQVAEQLSEGKIDYLFGVLGIGACLQLWIPCYIGTLLRNKGFFVGDRCFYCGWHETPLSRLLRPDLIIFIQRTQRPVAIKFTGLPHLQLETFSSIMSNAYSLFNMLRQYK, encoded by the exons ATGAAGACTCTCATCAGTACTGCGAAAGCTTTTCTGTACAAAAAGGATTTCGAGTGGGACAAAGAAATCACGCTTCAGAATTTCCATCCACAATTACAAATATTCTTTGCGATTAATGGAGTTTTCTTTAACAACCGTGAGTCGAACATAAG ATTCATATTTCCGGTACTAAGCTCCCTTATAACATTGGTCGCCGTGGCGTTCCAAATATTTTTCATATGGCATGGTATCTCCATTAACGACTACGGGTTCGCCACCGAATGCTTTTGCTACTTCTTCATCCTCGGCTCTGTGGGGATCGTCTACTCCAGCGTGCTACTTAATAGACTTAAAGTCTTTAAACTCTTGCACAATATGAACAaagattttctttttatttgcaAATTAAAGGCTGAGTACAG AGACACATTTTTAACGGGGCAACTACTCATTTGGCGACTCTGTTGGTCATGGATAGGGTTCATTATTTTCGTATCAGCTTTGTACGTTTCCAACACGATGCTGTACCTGCTGTACCAGAGCACGTTGGCCACGCAAGACGAGCATATGATCAGACCACTGATCTTCCCGATGTGGCTGCCAGAAGATGACCCTTACAGGACGCCGAACTATGAAATATTTCTTTCTCTGGAAGTTGTACTCATATATGTGGTGGTATTGACCTTTGGCT TGTACGTATACATACTGTTCCACCTCCTGCTGCACTACTACAACCTGATGGACGTGATCCTGATCGCGCTGGAGGAGCTGTTCGACGGGCTGGACGAGTCGGTGGTGGCGCTGCCGCGCGAGGACCCCCGTCGCGTGGCCGTGCAGAACGAGCTAAACATCAGGATGGCCCAGATTGTGCGCTGGCACCTTTCAGTCTTCGA TTCTGTGAACGACATATCTTCAGTATACGGTCCGACGCTGGTCTACCAAGTAATGTTCAGTTCTATCGTCATATGCTTAATGGCATATCAGGTTGCAGAG CAATTGTCGGAAGGGAAAATAGACTACCTGTTCGGTGTTTTGGGCATTGGCGCATGTCTCCAGCTCTGGATCCCGTGCTATATTGGAACTTTGCTACGCAACAAA GGGTTCTTCGTTGGCGACCGCTGCTTCTACTGCGGGTGGCACGAGACGCCATTGTCTCGATTGCTGCGGCCCGACCTCATCATCTTCATACAGCGCACGCAGCGGCCCGTCGCCATCAAGTTCACCGGGCTACCGCATTTGCAGCTCGAGACTTTTTCTTCG ATAATGAGCAATGCATACTCTTTATTCAACATGTTGCGCCAGTACAAGTAA
- the LOC134664479 gene encoding uncharacterized protein C15orf61 isoform X1 has product MSLNTTKQLLKKKLVALQVLRIFKQKPEASEVLTAYLMQCNEPPWTSYFVKYSSVKDDQFGMSNFNWKVGKSNYQILRTGCYPYIKYHCSRRHVEDLTASDKFMRIIKVANFGIPCLLYGLAATQLIRHTEIVHTSKGPVTIYFLLPEHKGSLH; this is encoded by the exons ATGTCATTGAACACAACAAAACAATTACTTAAGAAAAAACTAGTAGCCTTGCAGGTTTTACGGATATTTAAACAAAAACCAGAGGCTTCTGAAGTTCTTACAGCGTATTTGATGCAGTGTAATGAGCCACCTTGGACCTCTTACTTTGTAAAG TACAGTAGTGTAAAGGATGACCAGTTTGGCATGTCCAATTTCAACTGGAAAGTGGGCAAGTCCAACTACCAGATACTACGGACCGGTTGCTACCCATACATCAAGTACCACTGCTCCCGGAGGCATGTAGAGGACCTGACGGCTTCTGACAAGTTTATGAGAATCATCAAAGTTGCCAATTttg GCATTCCATGCCTCCTGTATGGGCTAGCAGCAACACAGCTCATCCGCCATACTGAAATAGTCCACACATCGAAGGGCCCCGTTACGATATACTTCCTGCTGCCGGAACACAAAGGCTCCTTGCACTGA
- the LOC134664479 gene encoding uncharacterized protein C15orf61 homolog isoform X2, whose product MSNFNWKVGKSNYQILRTGCYPYIKYHCSRRHVEDLTASDKFMRIIKVANFGIPCLLYGLAATQLIRHTEIVHTSKGPVTIYFLLPEHKGSLH is encoded by the exons ATGTCCAATTTCAACTGGAAAGTGGGCAAGTCCAACTACCAGATACTACGGACCGGTTGCTACCCATACATCAAGTACCACTGCTCCCGGAGGCATGTAGAGGACCTGACGGCTTCTGACAAGTTTATGAGAATCATCAAAGTTGCCAATTttg GCATTCCATGCCTCCTGTATGGGCTAGCAGCAACACAGCTCATCCGCCATACTGAAATAGTCCACACATCGAAGGGCCCCGTTACGATATACTTCCTGCTGCCGGAACACAAAGGCTCCTTGCACTGA
- the LOC134664467 gene encoding odorant receptor 13a-like isoform X3 → MFYLLWQSIFATVDEHTVRPLMFPIWLPKDDPNRTPNYEVFLSFEILLIFIVICTFGLYVYILFHLLLHYYNLIDVILIALEELFDGLDVSAATLPREDPRRVAVQSELNARMGRIVRWHLSIFDSVDTISSVYGPMLVYQVMFSSVVICLMAYQVSEQLSAGKFDYLFGILTFGACVQLWIPCYIGTLLRTKALSLGDACFYCGWHSTPLALLVRHDLIIFILRAQQPVAIKFTGLPELQLETFSSIMSTAYSYFNMLRQYNSE, encoded by the exons ATGTTCTATCTGCTGTGGCAGAGCATTTTCGCCACGGTAGACGAACACACGGTCCGCCCGCTCATGTTTCCTATCTGGCTTCCCAAAGACGATCCCAACAGAACTCCAAACTATGAAGTATTCTTGTCATTCGAGATACTATTGATATTCATAGTGATCTGTACATTCGGAC TGTACGTATACATACTGTTCCACCTCCTGCTGCACTACTACAACCTGATCGACGTGATCCTGATCGCGCTGGAGGAGCTGTTCGACGGGCTGGACGTGTCAGCGGCCACTCTGCCGCGCGAGGACCCGCGTCGCGTGGCCGTGCAGTCGGAACTTAACGCTAGGATGGGACGAATCGTGCGCTGGCATCTCTCCATATTCGA TTCAGTGGACACCATATCCTCAGTGTACGGGCCCATGCTGGTGTATCAAGTGATGTTTAGCTCAGTAGTCATATGCCTAATGGCGTATCAAGTTTCGGAG CAACTGTCAGCTGGAAAGTTTGACTACTTATTTGGAATATTGACCTTTGGAGCCTGTGTTCAGCTGTGGATCCCGTGCTACATCGGTACACTGCTGCGGACTAAA GCATTATCGCTGGGCGACGCTTGCTTCTACTGTGGCTGGCATAGTACACCATTAGCTTTGCTGGTACGCCACGACCTGATTATCTTCATCCTGCGCGCGCAGCAGCCTGTCGCCATCAAGTTCACTGGTCTGCCTGAACTGCAGCTCGAGACTTTCTCTTCG ATAATGAGCACTGCGTACTCTTATTTCAACATGCTACGACAGTACAATTCTGAGTGA